One Dietzia sp. JS16-p6b genomic window carries:
- a CDS encoding type II secretion system F family protein encodes MSSSALFAVLALSLAVALVVWTVVTGLGGDRARTVANLTLGLDTASSDGSPAQDDEATPGALIVLARRLTPAGSIRMLERLLSRAGHPPGWTLDRLLVVKLALGLGVGTLSVLFIRSAEGPLPLLLGLATTVVCYFLPELLLHSRGQERSQAIQLELADTLDQMTIAVEAGLGFDSAMSRAGKNGTGPLAEELVRTLQEIQVGQTRRQAYESLATRSDVADLRRFVRAIIQADAYGISIADVLRTQAAEMRMKRRQRAEEKAMQIPVKVIFPLILCILPVLFIVLLGPTAMNMMEAFS; translated from the coding sequence GTGTCCTCCTCGGCCCTGTTCGCCGTCCTCGCCCTCAGCCTGGCCGTGGCGCTGGTGGTCTGGACCGTCGTCACCGGACTCGGGGGAGATCGCGCCCGCACTGTCGCCAACCTCACACTCGGTCTGGACACTGCATCGTCTGACGGGAGTCCCGCCCAGGACGACGAGGCGACTCCCGGAGCGCTGATCGTATTGGCGCGACGCCTGACCCCGGCCGGGTCCATACGGATGCTGGAGAGACTGCTCTCCCGCGCGGGCCACCCGCCCGGGTGGACGCTGGACCGGCTGCTGGTGGTGAAGCTCGCCCTGGGGCTGGGGGTCGGCACCCTGAGCGTGCTGTTCATCCGCAGCGCGGAAGGCCCGCTTCCACTCCTGCTCGGCCTCGCGACCACCGTGGTCTGCTACTTCCTCCCCGAACTGCTCCTGCACAGCCGGGGACAGGAACGGAGCCAGGCCATCCAGCTCGAGTTGGCCGATACCCTCGACCAGATGACCATCGCGGTGGAAGCCGGGCTCGGTTTCGACTCCGCCATGTCCCGAGCCGGCAAGAACGGGACGGGCCCCCTCGCCGAGGAACTGGTCCGGACTCTGCAGGAGATCCAGGTCGGCCAGACCCGCAGGCAGGCCTACGAGTCACTGGCCACCCGCAGCGACGTCGCCGACCTGCGACGCTTCGTCCGCGCCATCATCCAGGCCGACGCCTACGGGATCTCGATCGCCGACGTCCTGCGGACCCAGGCCGCGGAAATGCGGATGAAGCGCCGCCAACGCGCGGAGGAGAAGGCCATGCAGATCCCCGTCAAGGTGATCTTCCCGCTCATCCTCTGCATCCTGCCGGTACTGTTCATCGTGCTCCTGGGCCCCACCGCGATGAACATGATGGAGGCATTCTCCTAG
- a CDS encoding type II secretion system F family protein has product MTSGGLSPVTIGVGALSIALLVAGYVLVRFLTRTRLPRDRRRPTDVDLPGPVTRASTALTTAIDTMLRRRGTPGAGALAEAGVKMRLQDFVFLVIVAALAATALGVVVSGPLLGIVLGILTPVAARVGLSVKAGRRRAAFADQLDDSLQLMASSLRAGHSLLQALASVSREAEAPTSEEFARIINETRVGRELAPALEETAQRMGSQDFVWVTQAIAINREVGGNLAEVLDGVGHTIRERNQIRRQVQALAAEGKLSAYILMALPIGIAGFLFMTNPAYMVPFTQSLLGYALIVVALILLVAGGLWLRKTVNIKF; this is encoded by the coding sequence GTGACCTCGGGCGGCCTCTCCCCGGTGACCATCGGGGTGGGGGCCCTCTCGATCGCCCTTCTGGTCGCAGGATACGTCCTGGTGCGGTTCCTCACCCGCACGCGTCTCCCACGGGATCGGCGCCGCCCCACGGACGTCGACCTCCCGGGTCCCGTGACGCGGGCCTCGACAGCGCTGACGACGGCGATCGACACGATGCTCCGCCGCCGGGGGACGCCGGGTGCCGGGGCTCTGGCCGAGGCCGGGGTGAAGATGCGCCTCCAGGACTTCGTCTTTCTGGTGATCGTGGCCGCTCTCGCCGCCACCGCGTTGGGTGTCGTCGTCTCGGGGCCACTGCTCGGCATCGTGCTGGGCATCCTCACCCCCGTGGCCGCCAGGGTGGGACTGTCGGTCAAAGCCGGTCGTCGCCGGGCCGCCTTCGCCGATCAGCTGGACGATTCGCTCCAACTGATGGCCAGCAGCCTCCGGGCCGGGCACAGCCTCCTGCAGGCACTGGCCTCGGTATCCCGCGAGGCCGAGGCACCGACCTCCGAGGAGTTCGCCCGGATCATCAACGAGACGCGGGTGGGCCGCGAGCTCGCCCCGGCGCTCGAGGAGACCGCCCAGCGGATGGGCAGCCAGGACTTCGTCTGGGTGACCCAGGCCATCGCCATCAACCGTGAGGTCGGCGGCAACCTCGCCGAGGTGCTCGACGGCGTGGGCCACACCATCCGCGAACGCAACCAGATCCGCCGTCAGGTCCAGGCGCTGGCGGCGGAGGGGAAACTCTCGGCCTACATCCTCATGGCTCTGCCGATCGGGATCGCGGGGTTCCTCTTCATGACCAACCCCGCGTACATGGTCCCGTTCACCCAGAGCCTGCTCGGCTACGCGCTGATCGTCGTCGCCCTGATCCTGCTGGTCGCCGGCGGATTGTGGCTGCGAAAGACCGTCAACATCAAGTTCTAG
- a CDS encoding A24 family peptidase, protein MLPSTAATMTAIITAAVCAALAGALTGWIRSVADSDSRWLRSGLHVGLAAAGGAGAAGLAGTGSVETLPELVAFAALAVACAVLVPIDLAVHRLPDVIVVPLYPVLLAALGAAAMVTGDWGALGRAAAAALALLALYFTLAFINPSGLGLGDVKLAGVLGLFLGWLGWYYVLVGTLAAFAINAVVALVLLAIRRANRHTGIAFGPAMIAGAAVTAWLSVAG, encoded by the coding sequence GTGCTCCCGAGCACCGCCGCGACCATGACCGCGATCATCACCGCGGCGGTATGCGCGGCACTGGCCGGCGCGCTGACCGGGTGGATCCGCTCGGTCGCCGACTCCGACTCCCGCTGGCTGCGCTCCGGTCTCCACGTGGGTCTGGCCGCGGCGGGCGGCGCGGGGGCCGCCGGGCTGGCCGGCACCGGATCCGTCGAGACCCTTCCCGAGCTGGTGGCGTTCGCGGCCCTGGCCGTGGCGTGCGCGGTCCTCGTGCCGATCGACCTGGCCGTGCACCGGCTGCCCGACGTCATCGTCGTCCCCTTGTACCCGGTCCTACTGGCGGCACTGGGCGCGGCCGCGATGGTCACCGGCGACTGGGGCGCACTGGGTCGCGCCGCCGCGGCGGCGCTCGCCCTGCTCGCCCTCTACTTCACCCTGGCGTTCATCAACCCCTCGGGACTCGGGTTGGGCGACGTCAAGCTCGCCGGCGTCCTCGGCCTGTTTCTCGGATGGCTGGGCTGGTACTACGTGCTCGTCGGGACGCTGGCGGCGTTCGCGATCAACGCGGTGGTGGCGCTGGTGTTGCTCGCCATCCGTAGAGCGAACCGCCACACCGGCATCGCGTTCGGTCCCGCGATGATCGCCGGTGCGGCGGTGACCGCCTGGCTGTCGGTCGCAGGCTAG